The proteins below come from a single Asanoa ferruginea genomic window:
- a CDS encoding TldD/PmbA family protein, translating to MSAELDLAGRVVDLVRRLAGSAAEAEALVDHTALALTRFANSGIHQNVADATTAIRLRIHLDGRTVGGSTTVVDEAGLTALVERTIAAVALTPVDPAWPGLAPAAPLVTDGAWDEATAQASPDERAARVRAFVDAAEGLETAGYCRTVYWSGAFANSAGQSVSGRAAEAAMDGIARVPGADGVARLGSRRLADLDGAVLGGRAALKARAGADPIELPPGRYEVVLEPTAVADLLTNFALYGFNGKLLNERQSFAEIGAPQFDPAVTIVDDVTATAGVGMPFDGEGTPKRPVTFVGQGITLGVAYDRRSAAEAGVASTGHGWPGGSSFGPVPANLRLLPDDAAPTAAVAGPAADGHTAALVSTMERGLLVSDFWYTRVLDPKTLVVTGLTRNGVWLVENGEITRPVRNFRFTQSYPLALGPGAVLGVGGNAITPADSWDMFGFTGPSLRLASWNFTGGASG from the coding sequence TCGTCGACCTGGTCCGCCGGCTGGCGGGCAGCGCCGCCGAGGCCGAGGCGCTGGTCGACCACACCGCGCTGGCGTTGACCCGGTTCGCCAACTCCGGGATCCACCAGAACGTCGCCGACGCGACGACCGCCATCCGGCTGCGGATCCACCTCGACGGCCGCACGGTGGGCGGCTCGACCACGGTGGTCGACGAGGCCGGCCTGACCGCGCTCGTCGAGCGCACCATCGCCGCGGTCGCCCTGACACCCGTCGACCCGGCGTGGCCGGGGCTCGCGCCGGCCGCGCCGCTGGTCACCGACGGGGCCTGGGACGAGGCCACCGCTCAGGCTTCGCCGGACGAGCGGGCCGCCCGGGTGCGCGCGTTCGTCGACGCGGCGGAAGGGCTGGAGACGGCCGGCTACTGCCGCACCGTCTACTGGTCCGGCGCGTTCGCCAACAGCGCCGGCCAGTCCGTGTCGGGCCGGGCGGCCGAGGCCGCCATGGACGGCATCGCCCGGGTGCCCGGCGCCGACGGCGTCGCGCGACTCGGCTCGCGCCGGCTGGCCGATCTCGACGGCGCGGTGCTCGGCGGCCGGGCCGCGCTCAAGGCCCGCGCCGGTGCCGACCCGATCGAGTTGCCGCCGGGCCGCTACGAGGTGGTGCTGGAGCCGACCGCCGTCGCCGACCTGCTGACCAACTTCGCGCTCTACGGGTTCAACGGGAAGCTGCTCAACGAGCGGCAGTCGTTCGCCGAGATCGGCGCGCCGCAGTTCGACCCGGCCGTGACGATCGTCGACGACGTGACCGCGACCGCCGGCGTCGGCATGCCGTTCGACGGCGAGGGCACGCCCAAGCGCCCGGTCACGTTCGTCGGGCAGGGCATCACCCTCGGGGTGGCCTACGACCGGCGGTCGGCGGCCGAGGCCGGTGTCGCCTCGACCGGCCACGGCTGGCCGGGCGGCAGCTCCTTCGGCCCGGTGCCGGCCAACCTGCGGCTGCTGCCCGACGACGCGGCGCCGACCGCCGCGGTCGCCGGCCCGGCGGCCGACGGGCACACCGCCGCGCTGGTGTCCACGATGGAGCGTGGCCTGCTGGTCAGCGACTTCTGGTATACCCGGGTGCTCGATCCGAAGACGCTGGTGGTCACCGGTTTGACCCGCAATGGCGTGTGGCTGGTGGAAAACGGGGAAATCACCCGACCCGTACGCAACTTCCGGTTCACCCAGTCCTACCCGCTGGCGCTCGGGCCCGGGGCCGTGCTCGGTGTCGGCGGCAATGCGATCACGCCGGCCGACAGCTGGGACATGTTCGGTTTCACCGGTCCGTCGCTCCGGCTTGCTTCGTGGAACTTCACGGGTGGCGCGTCGGGATAG